A single region of the Brachypodium distachyon strain Bd21 chromosome 3, Brachypodium_distachyon_v3.0, whole genome shotgun sequence genome encodes:
- the LOC100829916 gene encoding cytosolic sulfotransferase 5 — translation MAQVPSKREETSCPPEKTPCKDFISTLPAREGWSQGQPLIQYKKYWFRPRMLEQILQAQDAFKPRADDILLATFPKCGTTWLKALTFTVINRSRYSFSGDHPLLTCHSHRLVPFIEIAHHRAAADFLETLPSPRLIATHMPMSLLPPGTSSSACRIVYLCRDPKDALVSMWKFHNSVDPGSAMDQLDKPFSMFADGFSMYGPFWDHCLEYWRESLARPNNVLFLKYEDIKSDPVQVVTKLAEFFGVPFTEEEEKSGVGEEVVRLCSFEMLAGLQVNQVGGVDIGHKKYISNSVFFRKGEVGDWANHMSEEMAEKLDCIVQEKLKGSGLSF, via the coding sequence ATGGCGCAGGTTCCATCAAAGCGAGAGGAAACCAGCTGTCCACCAGAAAAAACTCCATGCAAAGATTTCATATCCACACTCCCGGCAAGAGAAGGGTGGTCACAAGGACAACCCCTCATCCAGTACAAGAAGTACTGGTTCAGGCCTCGGATGCTGGAGCAGATCCTGCAGGCCCAGGACGCCTTCAAGCCCCGCGCCGACGACATCCTCCTGGCCACCTTCCCCAAGTGCGGCACCACCTGGCTCAAGGCCCTCACCTTCACCGTCATCAACCGCAGCCGCTACAGCTTTAGCGGCGACCACCCCCTCCTCACCTGCCACTCCCACCGCCTCGTGCCCTTCATCGAGATCGCTCATcatcgcgccgccgccgactttCTTGAGACGCTGCCGTCTCCTAGGCTTATCGCCACGCACATGCCCATGTCGCTGCTCCCACCGGGGACAAGCTCAAGCGCGTGTCGGATCGTGTACCTGTGCAGGGACCCAAAAGATGCTCTGGTGTCCATGTGGAAGTTCCACAACAGTGTAGACCCGGGTTCCGCCATGGATCAGCTGGACAAGCCTTTCAGCATGTTCGCCGACGGGTTCTCGATGTATGGCCCTTTCTGGGATCACTGCCTTGAGTACTGGAGGGAGAGCTTGGCAAGGCCCAACAATGTCCTGTTTCTCAAGTATGAAGACATCAAGTCAGATCCGGTGCAGGTCGTGACGAAGCTCGCGGAATTCTTTGGCGTCCCGTttacagaggaggaagaaaaatcTGGTGTTGGCGAAGAGGTTGTGAGGCTTTGCAGCTTTGAGATGCTTGCCGGCCTACAGGTTAACCAAGTAGGCGGTGTTGACATCGGGCATAAGAAGTATATCAGCAACTCTGTATTTTTCAGGAAAGGAGAAGTAGGCGACTGGGCAAACCACATGAGTGAAGAGATGGCGGAGAAATTAGACTGCATCGTCCAGGAGAAGCTCAAAGGCTCTGGGCTCTCCTTTTGA